The genomic DNA TTACAAACGActgattatcatcatcatcaaaacagaaaaaaatgaataatttttACTAACAATAGACCCATCAACTGACGTGACGGATCGAAACACATCAATTACTTCTCACAGTTTTAGTAGCCAATAACATCATGATTGAACTGACAGACAACCAGCAACCTCAAGTTTGTGCCCACAGATAAGAGTATTTACACTATCCCCTGACAACAACTTTACACCTTTCACTTTACTTTGAAGATCATACTTCCGTTCAGGTTGTCCAAACGTCAGTCTTCACCAGCGGTCCTTCTCAGGCCAACACTCACCCATCGCGTTAGTTTTGATGTCCAAGTGTCTGAGCTCTCTTAACTGTCAGGGCCATTAGTAAAAAACCTGTGCTAACCTTGAAGACAAAAGAAAACCCTTTTTCATTCTACTACACCGCTGATAAGCCAAATCATTAAATATTGCCCGTTCTAGAAAAAGATCCAAATCGACTAGTACTGCTTGAGTAAACCTTCATTCACTTTGTCCCGCAGTAATCCTTCGggtaattttgttcaaaaattttgATAAGAAATTTGATGCCCTTCATTTAATCAGGTAAGCCACGTAGCTGACGATTTTCGCTGATCCTTATGTTTTCAATTGGAATCAgcattgtttatttattgtatGATCCAATTCTGTCAATTGAAAAATTGGTTGACGAGTGGAGGGTCAATTTTTTATTTGAGCCCTTTTAGTAACGTGGCActaaaaaatgtgatttaaggagatacaaataatttattgaccGCATTCATCAATGAAAGAGATTGGAGAGCATCTGCATTACAGAAAAGTATATGAATTGATTCTTATTTTGAATTagtgaaaagaagagaaacttgGCATCTACTGTTAATAGCTTCCGTTCGTTTATAAGATCTCTTACCATCGAGTACTCCGCAGGTGGTAATGTTCGATTGCGGCTGAGTACTAAAGTGTAGGTCATAGGTTTGCAAAAATCCGGCATCAAATAAGTACTCCTTTCAATTAGAACGGTTCACGACCACAATTCAATATAATTTGTACCCACTCTCTATTTAAAGAGTGATATTACTTGTTATTCTTTACGACATTCGTAGAAACTTGgaaacaatagaaagcacgAGCGCGTCCCTCTCTCTCGTTTCCAGAAATAGTGCATTCGTTTAGAAAATTATTGCATTTATCAAGCCCCACTTCGGTTCTGATAAATGAGAAAAATAGAAAAGGCTAGGATTATTGGTTTATTCGATGcgatttcaagttattttttaGCGATTCTTGGCAATCCAAAGGGTCACCTAGCCATTTTTGGAAACCAACGAGTTTGACGAGTACTTCGTTGAAGGTAGCATTCAGCTGTCAATTGATGATTATAAGAAGCAATTTTTATTCCTTCGGACACTCGAATTTTTAGATGAAATTTGAAGAGATTACATTCTTCTCGCTGGTATAAAATATACAGCAGAACTGAGATATGTGGAAATGTCCACGATCTACGTTTGTTTGTGGGTGttgaaaaaatatcaaacatgtacAGATATAAAGAAACAAAGCGCgacaaaaaacaaagcaaaacaaaggatacaGGATAAAGGCTTAGCCTACGCCGGATAACCATGTTGTTTCCGAACAAAATGATTCGGTTTAAAGGAACGATCTATCTAGAGCATCCAGATGTTAATCTTCCCTGACAGGAAGTTTCTTTTCACTGGGGTAAAATTCTCCAGTATTTTGATGTGTGAAATGTGCCAAATAGTGAGTCTGAAGTGTATTAGTGTGTTGTTAATTTAGTTGGCGTTTTTGTTGTTAATTACATTTACAGAACAGAATAAAGCACGCATTAAGAAAGGCCAAACAATTTTATCGCTTCAGTATAACCAGAGGAAGAAAGATGGATAGAATGTTCTAATTAAGAGATGATATCTGTTATAATGGTTTTGTAGGAAATTGTCATTTGACCTTGGAAACACAGGATGAGTACATAGCAAAGTACTGAATGAACTAAAAGCAAGAACATGACCAAAATCCTACAAAATGATTTTAAGGCCTTGGTTACATATTTGTTTTACAACGATCACAACTGTCGTTTGGAAACAGTCTTTATTTAAACGCTTCGGCATCTTCAGTCGTGCTTTTCCCTCGACGATGAAATCAAGAAAATTTCAATACCCAATGTAGAGACTTTGCAGAGCCTTTTGCATGATCATTGTGTTAAACATGCAAGTCATGAAACTGAAAGGTGCTCAGGTTTTAGTTACCCTCTTGATAATTTCACtaattaaaaactgaattgcaTTGCGGAGAACGTGGAAAATGAAACCTTTGTATTCCGAAGATTACAACGCTGAAAAACTCCGTACACCTGCTTGCTTCTAAGATAACACAATTGAATTCAACTGTTGTAAAAACAAACTATCTTGAAGTCGCTTCCGAGACAAGATGAATCTGACGGCACCGAAGACAATAATTTCCTTCCTTCCTCTCCTGTCAAGGATACACCGCTTCCCTTTGAAAGACTTAATGCTTACACCTTTAAAATCCAAGTTGAATAAATCCCCAGGAAGATGAGATTTTCCCATGGAGTTACATCACCACCTGAGAGGAAgatttgaaatttaattaactaGAGATCGAATAAATGACAGTTATTAGTTTATACCTACGCCACGGGCAAAATACATTGATCTATCACCATTACATCAATAATTAAAATGACTTTGTCATCACTTGTGCTGGATAAGTGGTGTTGTCCTAAAACATAAAAGCTAGAGTGATTTCGTTAAATTAGTTGATCTCACAATCATTCTCATCTGagcaaataaattatttgtctgaaattgtttcaaatttgcaTCATTTTTTTCAGTAATATACTTAAACGTTGCTTCGCAACGCGCCAATTGAGTTTCCCTTTGGTGGTGCAAACTCTAACTGTTGGAAAAACCAGGATCGTAACAAAGATTAGAATGGACGAAATTTAGCATGGTAAAAACACACCCTTTCTTTTTTCATTGGAATGCACATGTTTTTTAGAACATGAGCAAAACTTTTTGTGACATAGAATCCTATATCATTTCATGTCCTGCTTTCACACGCATTATCAACTACTCTAATCGATTGTGGTTTTCTAAATTCGCTAAATCTAACGGTTGAATCCAACATaagctttgtttgttttatcgCTTTAAGGAAAGCCGAATTCTTTGAGTTGATTAGATCAAAACAGACATGAGTTGTGGGCGATAGGAACCATGACTCAATCAGTGGCAAACAGGTGCAAAATGGATAATTAAACAAGCTTGGTGTTTTTCCGGAATGCTTCAAGTATAAAAGAAGTAAACCGGCTCAGATCTTTGGATTTTAGTTACTCCTCGTAAACTGGGCAAGTAGAGGACGCTAAATCTTTGTCAGTGAAACGTTCCAACGCTCTTCGACATTTACAGACTGTTGCGCACGAAAGAAGAGATACCTCAAAAGTTACACCGCGCGATGGCTTCAAATATCACTGGTATTTGCTTGTTAATCCTAACCATTTGTCAATTAAGCGAAGCAAGAATGGTGCATCGTAGGCCGGCACTCGACATGAGAAGAAATTTCCAGAAATGGTTGAATGATATTTCGAAAGATGAGATGTCTATATCAAAGTTTGAAGCGCTGATGAAGCCAGGAAGTGACGAGAAGCACGCAAGTTTAGACAAAGAAAGGGAACAAATAGAGAAATGTGTGCGTGGATCGCCGTGTGGAGAAAACGGCAACGGCTACGAACACGAAAAGTTTAGGGTAAAAGAGCAGTCGGAAAACGGCGACAAAAATCGGATAGAAAACGATGACGCACCCAAAAAGTTCAACGCAAAAAAACCTTATTGTCCCATTGGGTTATGGTgcattaatgaacaaaaacgtGGCTACGAGAATTCAGACACATTGGACCGATGCCCTCCCGGATTGTGGTGTAAGAGAAACAGGATAAAATGGGCTGCCAAAGATCTATTCACCAAGCAAcccaaaaaaagagagagagaaaggcTCTGCCAAAGTGGTCATCAGTGTTCAGTGCAGAGAGAAGAGGACGACGCCGTGGCTGATGCCCTGAAGAGATGTCCGCCAGGTTTATGGTGCAAACGAAACCAAGAAGTAACAAACGTTGATAAAACAAGCTGTCCGATAGGTTTAAAGTGTTCCTCTAAGAGAGAGGCGGGATTTGAATCATATACATCATTACAAAACTGCCCACCAGGGTTGTGGTGTAAGAGAGACGAGTTTTTTGCCAAAGAGGGTACCGCTAAGGCAAAAGGCACGACAGAAGAATGCCCAGATGGATTGAAGTGTTCCGATCAACGACTAATGAGCCCCGAGAATTTGGAAATTCTTGGTGAATGTCCTCCTGGTTTCGTGTGCCAGGGTAGCTTTTCAAGTGGCGATGGTCTCATCAAGGAACAAAGTAACAACCCCGAAGAGGACAATCTACACTGTTCATCTGGTACCTGGTGCGCAGTTAAACGGGATGTGTCAAACATAGTGCACAACAACTTGGAAAGATGTCCTCCAGGCTTGTGGTGCAAGCGAAATACAGAAAAAATCCATCGTGTCTCCTCTAAACAAGGAGATGACAATGATCCCTGGCAATCTTTGCAAACTCAAGGCCTGAATCTAAATTGAAGCTGTTTCTAGACGACATTTATCAAAGAATAATTTTAAGAGAATGTTGTCTGTTcgaataattttcaaaattgttgCTCAAGAAACCATATTTAGAGACATCGCTTaaaaattacagtgaaataAGTGACAGAAAGTATGACAGGTTTTTTCCATTGCTTTGCTTTTCTTTATTTCGCTTCTGTTCAGGTAGTATATTTTGAAACCGACCTAAGGTTCTTTTAGAAAAAGGTCGATGAAAAGTGGCATTTGAGAGAAACGAATTTTTCAATTGTGAATTCTCTGAAAAGAATGAATCCCCGGTGTCCTTTATACACCAATTACCTGGCCTATTATCCTGCCTTGGTAATAGCTTCGATACTGCAACTCGCTTGGCTTCgtacaaaaaaataacattCAGAGCTGCATTTGGTAAGGTCTTTCGCAAAGCAAAACCTTAAATCAATATGCATATGCTTTAAATTTGGTATTTAAGTGTTTTATTTTCGTCAGTCGTTCCTGTGATAAGGATAACTGATATTAATTTAAATGGGTAATATTGGCCCATGTAATTGTGACTCGATATATATTACCCAAGCAACGACTACACTTCTGTTGTGGAAAACCGTATGTGTTTTATGTAAATCAAGTTGTACTGGAAATTTTCAGGGAAAGctggaataataattaaaattgtgTTTATAAAACTGAACAAGAAACAAAACTCCAGGATATCTATCGGACAGCCATGTCAATATATTACCGATCTTTCGTCATATTCACGACATCCACAATtcattccattttaaaatttaaaattatctcCTGATGAATCGGGTGATCTAAAAGCAAGACTAAAGTTTAACCTCTAACCATCATCATAAACATAAATTTGatcaaagcgcggaaaaatacGTGAGTTCGATTTTTTTGCGTATCTATTTCTACACCCTTAGTTAGAAATACAAAGTTCATTTGTTGGCTTCATGGGACCCCGCTGAAATGATCTATTAAAAATAGATGTTCACCGCCAACGGCAGGGCTTGGCTAAATTTGATGTCTACGGCCTTTTCAACATGTGTCTAACATGAAGAAATTAGCCAATCAAGAACTACTGATATCGAATGGATAACATACCGAAGGAAATCGAATCCAAAGACAGACTGTTCTTGGGGACTAAAGACGGAAACAAATGCTTCGCTTCGAATTCTGGTAATTAACTTTAAATTCTTTCATCGTATATCTATTCAAAGCACTGTCATCCGTGCTTCGTTAAGGTATGAGAATAAATAAGGAGCAGCAGTGCACTATAACAAGCTATTTTGAAAGCGTCGTTTACTCTCGCTCAGTAATGTCATTTTTACCCCTTTCACCCCTGAGGGGCTCCCcaatgacgagtaaaatcgtctggcgttagacactcttaggagggaaagggttaaacCGCCACGGCGACGGGGTGATTTTTTTGTCCCAAAATCTCATTGCGCCGCTTGCAAGCCTCAATCACAAAAGCAAGGCCCTACGATGCACGTTTCTTCTCGCCACGTAAAGCAAGCATTAGTTGTCTAAGAAACTCGTGCGTGCACAGATCAAATTCTGACTGATGATAGAGGTAGCGGTACCTCGTTTCCTGGTCTTGGTAACACATCGTGAATGATCAAGGGGTTAAAAACTCAGAATGCAGTAATTATCAACCAGAAAGAAGGTGCTTAGCACTGACTCGAAAGGTGTACCTACTACTGCACGAAACGTGGTTGAACGCGACAACTTACAAAATAATGAGCTTTGGCCTTCGAATAACTTATTCTAGACCAATCGCGGTGGTTGGTATACCAGGATAGCTGTACAAACGTGACTCATTGAGTAATACACGTAAAATAATAAAGATTAAGCTAACGGTTTTAAACAAGGGATTAACGAAACTAATCAATGTACGTACCCAATAACTTAAGCACAGGATTGTACCGGAGTTTCTACAACGACAGTGATGGTGAAACAAGGCTTTCTCCGAACCATATAAAACAGTTGACTGCCTCCTTCGCAGGCTATTCTGTGAAGCTAGCGAATACTGTTGTGGAGCACGCCTCCCCATTATTCGCTGCGCCCCGCTTTTCCTTTCACGAGCGGGCGACTGGGGATTAGGCAACACAGTTGAAATTAGTTTAAAGTTACAATGTTTCAACAACACAAATTGTAGAGGTCTCAGGGGAAGAGCAAAGTTCCATGACTGGGGACTTGACAGACGACCTACCTTGTTTTAACAAGTCAAACTTGAATGTAAATTTGTCCTTTTTCCTGAATCATGCAACTTAGATCTAACTTGAGCGACGACTGCACCCTCTTTGCTGATACTAGGGCAATTAGAGCGGTAGTTTTCATGGAGAGTTCCTTAAGCGAGAGATCTGTATTGTCTTTCCATTGCCGTAAATAGTCCATCACAACTTTAACATCCCAAACAGTGGTGTAAtgagaatttggttttatcaacggagttgataatgtaaattggccaccgtacagagattctaaaagctgacgtttcgagcgttagccctcgaggaattatgggttacgtgtagtttatatagtagagtaggagctacgctattggtggtaacatggcaacgtgaaaaataggaatatattagttaaatgaaaagcggtCGTTAATACAtgtaccgtgaggattaagggtgccgatttggaagatgaatttttgttctagattcttgcggctttccgtcgtacctagggaaaggccgcagatagccatgtgttttttggagtggttagggagactaaaatgacgagcgactggcttagatgcatctttgtcattcttctcaacatcgcgaaggtgttcgcggaatcggtcacctagtcgtccacctgtctcgccaatgtatactttattgcataacgtaaaggttatgcaataaatgacatttgcggaggtacatgtgaaacgatcggtgatcttaacagatcgcttaggtcccgatatcttgctagtgttaacaatgaaaagacaagttttgcatcgtgagcgcgcgcatttgaaagtgccgggttgttCGTTagttgagcgcgcttctaactaaaaagttacctacgtttttgtcgcgtttgaataaAATAAGTGGCGGTtgtgaaaagattctaccagtctcgggatcattttggagtaatttaaaattattaagaatgatacttttgactgcgtgattatgaggatggaaagtgagggtgaatggaattctgtcattcttgtctttttgtgacgtttgtagtgatgactgtcaatcaaattgttgggcgcgatgatggcccgctttgaccacagagacaggatagccacgtttttcgaagaactggcacatctcctctgatttgctggaaaaatcggagtcatcactacatagacgtcgaagtctaagaaattgagaataaggaatggagttcttgacatgtgatggatgtgatgatgaatacaacaaataactgtgagaattcctcgattcgctctgacgaaggactaacgctcgaaacgtcagcttttagaatctctgtacggtggccaatttacattatcaactccgttgataaaaccaaatttttgtatactacttccccaccgacgcagcaccacagtttctttagaaactacccccttcattcagtGGTGTAATGAGACTTCCTTGGCCTCGAAATGTAAACCCCTCTCATAAACCGACAAATGAAGGGATAATTTCTAACTGAACATGTGCTACCATATATAGTCAAGTGAGGATAAGGCAGAGTGAGCAGTGTTAATAGAACTAAATCCTAACCCCAGCTCataaagaaaagttaaaaacttTAACACCTTATTTACAGAAATGTTATGGGAATCAATGTTCCTTTTACTGCAGATCTAGAATGATGACCACTTGTTAAGATAGACGCCATTCTGGTGTTTAGTGGATTTC from Montipora capricornis isolate CH-2021 chromosome 2, ASM3666992v2, whole genome shotgun sequence includes the following:
- the LOC138039119 gene encoding uncharacterized protein; translation: MASNITGICLLILTICQLSEARMVHRRPALDMRRNFQKWLNDISKDEMSISKFEALMKPGSDEKHASLDKEREQIEKCVRGSPCGENGNGYEHEKFRVKEQSENGDKNRIENDDAPKKFNAKKPYCPIGLWCINEQKRGYENSDTLDRCPPGLWCKRNRIKWAAKDLFTKQPKKRERERLCQSGHQCSVQREEDDAVADALKRCPPGLWCKRNQEVTNVDKTSCPIGLKCSSKREAGFESYTSLQNCPPGLWCKRDEFFAKEGTAKAKGTTEECPDGLKCSDQRLMSPENLEILGECPPGFVCQGSFSSGDGLIKEQSNNPEEDNLHCSSGTWCAVKRDVSNIVHNNLERCPPGLWCKRNTEKIHRVSSKQGDDNDPWQSLQTQGLNLN